In one Candidatus Paceibacterota bacterium genomic region, the following are encoded:
- a CDS encoding ferredoxin: protein MADAANKYPENVPGKYYVDNQCIDCDLCRETAPDNFQRNEDGGYSFLAKQPGSPEEETRCKEAKEGCPVEAIGDDGA from the coding sequence ATGGCTGACGCTGCTAACAAATATCCTGAGAACGTTCCTGGCAAGTATTACGTTGACAACCAGTGCATTGACTGTGACCTGTGCCGGGAAACGGCCCCTGACAATTTCCAGCGCAACGAGGACGGTGGTTACTCCTTTCTTGCGAAGCAACCGGGTTCACCAGAGGAGGAGACTCGCTGCAAGGAAGCCAAAGAAGGCTGCCCGGTCGAGGCGATCGGCGACGACGGGGCGTAG
- a CDS encoding lipid-A-disaccharide synthase N-terminal domain-containing protein, with protein MDWLTNLIWHDGSLFGIQWHTWKVIGWLGNLIFFSRFFVQWYATEKRKRVVVPTAFWWLSLVGSLLLLSYALFHDRDSVFIFAYAFTWIPYIRNLVIHRRHAAAHLTCPSCGTQCPPHSRFCLACGTRLTAGEGMVSG; from the coding sequence ATGGATTGGCTAACCAACCTGATTTGGCACGACGGCAGCCTGTTCGGGATCCAATGGCACACGTGGAAGGTCATCGGCTGGCTGGGCAACCTGATCTTTTTCTCCCGCTTCTTCGTGCAATGGTATGCAACCGAGAAGCGAAAAAGGGTAGTGGTGCCGACAGCATTTTGGTGGCTCAGTTTGGTAGGCTCCCTGCTCCTGCTCAGCTACGCGCTTTTCCACGACCGGGATTCGGTGTTCATCTTTGCCTACGCGTTCACGTGGATTCCCTACATTCGCAACCTGGTGATTCACCGGCGGCACGCGGCGGCGCACCTGACATGCCCGAGTTGCGGAACCCAGTGCCCGCCGCACTCAAGATTCTGTCTTGCCTGTGGGACCCGACTGACCGCCGGTGAGGGAATGGTCTCCGGCTGA
- the infA gene encoding translation initiation factor IF-1, giving the protein MAKEEPIELAGTVTQVLPGTMFRVALPNGHEVLAHISGKMRKHFIRISVGDKVNVEMSPYDLGKARITFRHA; this is encoded by the coding sequence TTGGCTAAGGAAGAACCGATTGAATTGGCCGGCACAGTGACGCAGGTCCTGCCGGGCACGATGTTCCGCGTGGCGTTGCCAAATGGTCACGAGGTGCTCGCCCATATTTCCGGCAAGATGCGCAAGCACTTCATCCGCATCAGCGTCGGCGACAAAGTCAACGTGGAGATGTCGCCCTACGATCTGGGCAAGGCGCGGATTACGTTTCGGCACGCCTGA
- a CDS encoding MBL fold metallo-hydrolase, with amino-acid sequence MRIQFLGATRTTTGSTYLLELNGQRLLLECGLFQGRRGESIERNRNFPFDPKQIDAVVLSHAHIDHCGNLPNLCRQGFEGNIYCTFATRDLASIMLEDSAQIQRDDAAFVSKKHAKQGLPPVEPLYSASDADKAIQQFVSINYDRPFPVADGLTVTFRDAGHILGAAQVVFDIRESGREYRYLFSGDIGRGNDDILRDPVPVENVDYLQVESTYGARAHSPKASANAEVGQMVRETIDRKGKIIIPSFSVGRTQQVVYTLHQLTLEGQLPRVPIFVDSPLSVNATEVYRLHPECFNETIYKFLREKANPFGMENLTYIREVAHSMKLNELKDAAIIISASGMAEAGRIRHHLANHIGNPANLVLFVGYCAEHTLGAQIMSGRSPVNIFGEPHEVRARIASLDSFSGHADKDELRRYVETLTGDIKKIAVIHGEEAQSLAFAETLMQMKPKAQVIVPDYQQTLEI; translated from the coding sequence ATGCGAATACAATTCCTTGGTGCTACTCGCACGACGACCGGATCGACGTATCTCCTCGAGCTAAACGGGCAGCGATTGCTCCTGGAGTGCGGCTTGTTCCAAGGCCGGCGGGGCGAGTCCATCGAGCGGAATCGGAATTTCCCGTTCGATCCAAAGCAAATTGATGCGGTTGTTCTCAGCCACGCGCATATTGACCACTGCGGGAACCTGCCGAACCTGTGTCGGCAGGGGTTTGAGGGAAATATCTACTGCACCTTCGCGACGCGCGACCTGGCCAGCATCATGCTTGAGGATTCGGCGCAAATCCAACGGGATGACGCTGCTTTCGTGTCCAAGAAGCATGCCAAACAAGGCCTCCCGCCCGTTGAACCACTTTACAGCGCGAGTGATGCGGACAAGGCCATCCAGCAGTTTGTCAGCATAAACTACGATCGCCCCTTCCCGGTGGCGGACGGCTTAACCGTCACTTTTCGCGACGCAGGGCACATCCTCGGAGCGGCTCAGGTGGTGTTCGACATTCGCGAGAGTGGGCGCGAGTATCGGTATCTCTTCAGCGGCGACATCGGGCGCGGCAACGACGACATTCTTCGCGACCCAGTGCCGGTCGAGAACGTGGATTACCTGCAGGTGGAAAGCACATATGGCGCGCGGGCGCATTCGCCGAAAGCCAGCGCCAACGCTGAAGTAGGCCAGATGGTGCGGGAGACCATTGATCGCAAAGGGAAGATCATCATTCCCTCGTTTTCCGTTGGGCGAACGCAGCAGGTCGTCTATACCCTGCATCAGCTGACGCTGGAGGGCCAGTTGCCACGCGTCCCCATTTTTGTGGACAGCCCGTTGAGCGTGAACGCGACCGAGGTCTATCGCCTGCATCCGGAATGCTTCAACGAAACCATCTACAAGTTCCTGCGGGAGAAGGCGAATCCTTTCGGCATGGAGAACCTCACCTACATCCGGGAGGTGGCACATTCGATGAAGCTCAACGAGCTGAAGGACGCGGCCATTATCATCAGCGCCTCAGGCATGGCGGAAGCCGGCAGAATTCGCCATCATCTGGCGAACCATATCGGGAACCCGGCGAACCTGGTTCTTTTCGTGGGTTACTGCGCCGAACATACCCTGGGGGCGCAAATTATGTCTGGCCGAAGCCCGGTGAACATCTTTGGCGAGCCCCACGAGGTGCGCGCCCGGATTGCCTCGCTCGATTCGTTTTCCGGCCATGCGGACAAGGACGAACTCCGCCGCTACGTCGAGACCCTTACCGGAGATATCAAGAAGATTGCCGTGATCCATGGCGAAGAGGCTCAATCCCTGGCATTTGCCGAGACCCTGATGCAGATGAAACCCAAGGCGCAGGTCATCGTTCCGGATTACCAGCAGACGCTCGAGATTTGA